In Shewanella sp. GD04112, the sequence ACCGCACTCAAACAAGGTGATAACACCCAAATAGAAGCCAGTGCCCAAAGGGCCTTCGAACTAGGTGAAGCTCAATATGGCAAGGACAGTGTCGACTTAGCTAACCTCGCCATGAACTGGGCTGGTGCAATAGAGAAGCAAGTCGCCCCTTACCCATTTGCAGAAAAGAATTTGCCACAAACAGCGAAGGCGAATGAGTTATATCAACTCGCTCTCACAAATTATAAAGTTCATTATGGTAAAGAAGCGCTTGAGCTTATCGATCCCTTACTTGGTACAGCACAAACCGCCGTCGAAGCCAAAGATGCGAAAAATGATTTGCTTGATGCAATCACAATTGCTGAAAAATCCGATAACAAGATACTGATCGCCGATGTAAAAATGGCCGCTTTTAACCGCTTATCCAATACTGAGCTATACACAAGAAGCGTAAGAAGCTATGCCTTCGAGGCCTACGAAACTTACAAAGAAATCCAGCCCGAAAATGCCCTCGACAGAGTCAAAGCTACCTATGTCGTCGGTGCTATTGAATATGCAGAAAAGCATGATGACAAGGCGATTCCATTACTTTTAGAGGTGGTTAAGCAGTTTGAAGCCCTTAACTACAGCCACCCTTATGCGTTAAGCGCCCATGCTTATCTAGTCGAACTTTATGAGCGCCAAGGAAAGCGTGACGAATCGACCGCCCACTGTATTGCTATCGGTAAAATGCGCCCTTGGGCCGATGCACAGGAACAGCAACCGCTGTTTCGCACTACGCCTAAATACCCTGCATCCTATGTCCAAAAACGTAAAAGCGGCTGGGTTCAACTTAAATTTACCGTTGATGAACATGGCTTTGTGAAAAATCCTGAAATCTTAGCCTCTAAGGGTGGCACTTTATTTGAAAAAGAAAGCATCGAAGCCTTAAATAAATGGCGTTACGCACCCAAATTTGAAAATGGTAAAGCCGTAGAAGCACAAAGTAGCGTACAACTGGATTACACCATCAATTAATAGCCCGCTATTTCACCTCATATCCCAGCCCATCGCCTAATCCCGATGGGCTGTTTTTATCTTCTGAAATAGAAACCGTTAGCTCGCGCTTTATCCTGCTTAAACAAGTCTCACAAATACAAGCCGTCGCAGGCTGCGATAATAGTTGCGCTAACTTATCGGCACTCAGCCCCGCTGCATCGCCTGTCGATAAGCCTGCCGCCAAATCGCCAGATAGCAATTGAGTCAACTTCGGAAACGCCTGCTTAGCACACCAACAGTCACTGATCTCGGTGCCAAGAGTCATAGCACACAGATTCGCCCCTTGGCATAAAGGGCACAGCTGCGCGGCATCTAAATGAGATTCTGGTAAGTACTTAGGCACGGTAATCCTTATGGTATAGGAGTGATAACGCAGAAATAATAATGTTTTTTCATTAACGTTGGAATAATCATTCCATCATCAAGGCACTCATATCGATTAAGCGTGCAAATAAACACCTAAGTTTTTATTGCCCTTTAATAGACGGTATTCATCAAGTGGTGTCTAACTAAAATCATATTTGGTCTATTTATTTAGCTCAATAAGCCGCATTCCTGCGTTATGGAAAGTGTATTCACTGATTCATACATGCTGAGCACAGTTAATTATCTTGAATGAACTTTAGATGGTAAAGCTAATCTAGCTTTTAATAGATTATTAGCAATTCCCCCTATACATGCATGTGTTGAGTTCACGAGATAGTAAACCGTAACCCTTAGCTTCATAAACTTCAAAAACAGCGTGTACTACACTGCTAGGAATTTTGAGTTCTTCTTTTAGTTTTTTGCCATCTAGCCACTGACCAAAAGAGCATTCATCAACGATTTTTATTAAATACCCCATCATTTCGCTATTACCTGCAATGGCAGTCAAATATAGGATAAATGATGGGTCAATCAAATCTATATTAACTGGAATTCTTGATCCTAATGCATTGTTTAGTCTTATATAACCTGACTGATTCAATGTGGCTAAAGGTCTAGAATACTTTAGATAAAAATCTTCGTTGAAATTGAGGTCGGTCGAATCTTCTTCAACTAATTTTGCATAAAGTAGTCGAGATACCTGTCGAATATCTTCATGTAAATGGCTAATTGGATCTTCTAGTTTTTCGATGCGTTTGGATATTTCTACATTATCTAGTTCAGCTTGTATCTGAACAAATGATGCTGCTACCGGAAAGTTAACTCCAGCTATCCTTACTATACGACAAAACCAATCTATTGATTTGTTCATTGAATCCTCCTGATTCCTAGAAATTTACGGTAAATCTGCTTAACTATATCCCTACAAAAATTTTAACTTTGAATGCATATCGCATTGTTTAATTTAATATTTTTTTACCAAGCTCCT encodes:
- a CDS encoding cysteine-rich CWC family protein; its protein translation is MPKYLPESHLDAAQLCPLCQGANLCAMTLGTEISDCWCAKQAFPKLTQLLSGDLAAGLSTGDAAGLSADKLAQLLSQPATACICETCLSRIKRELTVSISEDKNSPSGLGDGLGYEVK
- a CDS encoding energy transducer TonB, with translation MLDGKILPLASLFALALSTSLPLNASENTFSQAYSDYQTALKQGDNTQIEASAQRAFELGEAQYGKDSVDLANLAMNWAGAIEKQVAPYPFAEKNLPQTAKANELYQLALTNYKVHYGKEALELIDPLLGTAQTAVEAKDAKNDLLDAITIAEKSDNKILIADVKMAAFNRLSNTELYTRSVRSYAFEAYETYKEIQPENALDRVKATYVVGAIEYAEKHDDKAIPLLLEVVKQFEALNYSHPYALSAHAYLVELYERQGKRDESTAHCIAIGKMRPWADAQEQQPLFRTTPKYPASYVQKRKSGWVQLKFTVDEHGFVKNPEILASKGGTLFEKESIEALNKWRYAPKFENGKAVEAQSSVQLDYTIN